Below is a window of Electrophorus electricus isolate fEleEle1 chromosome 1, fEleEle1.pri, whole genome shotgun sequence DNA.
CTTTTAAAAATAGCGGCGATCCTTTCAGATTATGGCGCACACGGCTTGATTAATTACTACGTTTGAAGCGCTGCTGGGAGGGCGGGTGGGACAGGCGTGGAGATGGAGACAGCGCGTGGGAGCGgtcagagagatagagaaagaaagagaaatcgTGTGGCACCACAGATGTTAGTGGtagatatttgcattttgtaCGGCATCTCAACTACATCCAAAATCGGCGTACCTCCTGAGATGAACTTGCAGTTTAACTCTGATTCGTAGACTTTATTGGCGCTGCTCCGCGGTGTCCTTTGCGCTCTGGGCACAAGGGAGAACTTTTTCTGGCACAGCCAAGGCGGCCGAACTAAAGGATAAAGTAACCTGTTGTAACATAGCTCGCCCACTCCGCCATTGAGCACGCAAAACACAATTCATCATAACGAGCAAACATTGGCCCCCATCAGTTAAACAATTTTCATACAGTGTACTGTAATTACGCGTATCTCAAGCCATTACAGACTTAATAATGGCTGGCCTCAGAAGAAAGCATCGTCTGTTTGCGTCTTAGCACCATGACAACTTTGTCAGATGCGAgattacaaacacagatgcatcGGCTGAACATTTAACGTTACGTTAAATTTGGCTTTGTGTAAAAATATAGAATGGCGTGGACGGATCCAGCGCAGCCGCGGTTTTGGTCGGATGATTTCTCAAATATCCAGATGGTTCAACCCACAGTGAGTTCTTCTTTTAGGTGCTATACATGTGTAAATCTACCAGTTCCCTTTTCTAACAGTGGTGGATCTACGTTTATGACCGACGGAATAATAGCAAAATCTATTTAGCTAACGGAAGGGACGCACAATGTTACTGAGGTTTTAAAAGGTTACAATCTTAGAGGCTACAAGCGCAGAACATGTAATAGCGTCCATTCGTTTGCGTGAAATCAGTAGCGACTGGTGAAAAATATTCTAGGTGGGGCTGTTTGTGACAGTTTCACTAGCTATCACAATACAACTTAACAAACTACTAGTGCTCTGCGAAATAGCTATTAATTGTTCAGTTGGCATTAAAAATCGACAGACTCATAATAAATGACTATCATTAGTGGCAGTTCTAATGTGCTCAAACAGAAGGCACAGTAGGCATCATTAACTGGCCAGATTACATACTGAGTCTTGTTCAGAAACCTTCAGTGATATTAGCAACCACATTATTAACACAAAAGCTTGAAATTTCTAAACATCCAAATATAGCTGGATGAGGTTTTATTCTACAAAGAAATCTAATGTTATTTGCGATGTGATTTTGTGTATGATGCATAGATTAGTTTATGCGGCTTCCACACGTTTATTAAACCTAGCTgttaaagcagctttaaaagCCCTGTAGGAGTTAAGAATTTTAGCTGGtacatcttttttattttcagatatgAAGCTGTTTTATTAACGTtcacagtgagaaaaaaaattaatatttactaaaggaacatttaaaacaaatagaaggcttgcatttaaaaaaaataatgcagtGGTCGTAAATCCTCTAGCTATTTAACCTATGTATCAAAAGAAAAGCTCATGCTTAGCGTTACACAACTCATCTTAGCTCATTTTGCCAGAACCACCCCTAAAACACATAGTTAGCGTTAGcgtgagctagctagctaacgttagcaagCTACTAGCTAACCAAGTTAGCGGTTAGTTAGCGAACGCTAGCGCAAATCTAGGCGTCACTAGCTTATCTAGTTCATTGGTACTATAAATGAATATACACAACTTGATtagctgactagctagctagcaagtcATTTTAGCAAGCTACTAAGCAACGTATAGTTTATGCACGAAAGTTCTCTCAAATAGATTTTGGAGAATAGAATTTGAGGACGCCTGAAATGAAGCGTCTGTTAAGACGCTGATTGGCTACATTTATGTTGCTATGTGCATATATTGTATCAGCAATGCTCAGCAATTGGCTGCGCTGCTGCTCTGACTGGCGATATTTCTATCTCCCACGAAGGGAGGAAAcccattttatttttcctcaacatattttatatattacacgTTATTGTGCATTGTCAGCGCACTCCATTGGCCAGGCGCCACTGCGTGAAATGTTCTCAAAGTTTCCAACAGTTCTGTGAACACTGCTAGATTTGAGCACAAAACAAACGTGCTCACGCTTGTCCGCGGGTCTCTTTCACAGATTCCACAACCCGTGACACTTTTCCAGCAGCTGCCTGCCGCATTGGCTTCACCTGTAACGTCTCTGCGTCCAGGACACGTGAGGGAGGGTGCGcttgcgcacacacgcacgcactcacccACCCTTCGCAGGGCTGCTTTCTTTAGTGTTCAACAGCTCTATAACCTGTTGTACACTAACTTCAAATACCCAAACAAGATCTGGAGTAATGTTATCCAAAATGAGCACTAATTCCCCAAAAAGATAGTTTCTATACAAATAGTGgttatatatttagaaatagAGTAAAATGGATTTAATGCATTGTAGGGCATGGTAATTTGGGAAAAGATCTGTCAAAACAGTATAAtcttactttttaaatttttttaaaaatttaatttatcTATGCTCAACATGACTTCTGTGCTGAAAGAACAAAGCTTACATACATGTGTATCACAGTAATACTCCAGCAGACATCCTGCCCATAGAAGGAAGATCAGCAAAAAACGACTGATGAGTCAGTGCTATTTCACTAAGTGAGGCGGACAGATATTCATAAATACCTTTATGAAGTTTCACCCAGCTTACTGCACAGTGTCTATGTTTACTTCCTGGTCTGAAAAACAACATAGTCCTTCAGCACAGATGCAGTCAGTGCGCACCCCAGACGGGTGTGTCTGATCTCTTTCAGACGCATTCCACATGCGGTGTCTGGATTTTGACCAAACTCACAGTTATCTGGCAAGTCTGGACATGGTGACTGGGTCAATGCACAGGCCATTGCTCCTCTAGAAACCTAGGGTTCAGGTTATTCATGTGATTCTTATTCACTGGGCCTCTGCTATGGATCTGCTGGAAATGTGGTTGCAAGGGCAGGCACTCTTGCTCTTGAAGTGCTCCACATATGTTTGATCCATATTGCCTCATAAGTAATACTGGAACTCTTGGGTGTGTCACACACTCAGGTGAACCACACATGTGGGTATGTCCTGCATTAAAGCTTTAGAGCTGTTAGGCTGGATAAGATAATGTGAAGAGTTTCATCTAATCCAAGGTTACAGCTGTGGGTTCTAACGCCATGGCCATTGGACTCACCATGCCCTCTAAAAAAGTGAATTCTACAGGATGTCATatgctcttttttctcttcatgcTCTTATTCACAAAACctcttgtgttttttctctttcttaccACACAtgcacccctacacacacaagtacactgCACTTACCCAatcacccacacatacacatacactgcacTTATACCCACCCCccagaaacatacacactcacaaacacataaccTAAAGAAATCTGTACAAAAAGCACTATCTAGTGGATACCAGTGGATATTGCATCTATCATTATTTACGATGAGTTTATCTTAACAACAACCACAATAACAAAAAGCCCCACTAAGTCTGTAGCTACAGGTACATTATGTAGTACCTCtctttgcatgcatgtgtgtgcatgtctgcatgtgctATAGATCTTGTAGAGCTGATGATGATGCAGAATGCTCAAATGCACCAGGTGATCATGAACAATATGACCATGGTTGCACTCAGAAGCTTTGGCTGCACAAACACCCCTGAGGTAAATaacgcgtgtgcgcgcacacacacacacacacacacacacacacacacacacacacacacacacacacacacacacacacacacacacacacacacacacacacacaatcctatAAGAGATGCTCAATCATGTCAAATGGGCTGATCACATTACTTCTTAAAGTCACatgatgtgtttttctttttttaaagccaggTTGTTTACACAAGCCTTTTCCAGGATAAATAATCATTTGAAGGCAATTTCTGGCAGAAGCTTAATTAGCTCAGAACAGCTTTTACCCAGTTATGTTGTCATTAAGGGCCTTTTGAATTTTCCGTTTGAAGTGTAGCGGGGTATATTCTGCATTGTGTTGATCTTAATAAAGGCATGGAATAGCAAGGCACGTGGGATGCCTTTGATCTCACTCTTTTATTTTCAATCAAAGAGTGAGcctgaaaaaacacatttagatgCAATTAGGGCCATTGCAGATTCATAGATAAATACAAAAAACTACGaaagtgcaaaagaaaaaagaaaactatcaGTCACATTGCCAAGTGTGACAGAGGCTTGGAACAATTGACATCAAAAGAACAGGCTATTAACCATTGTTAGAGTACATCACTATAAAACTGATAAGCTGTAACAAAAGTAAGTAATGATTATGTGACTAATTATCGTAAAATACAATAAGGAAACATATAACCCATTACATATGCATTATGTGTTAAAGACTAATGCATTATTTACTCTACAACAGCAATCGATTCCAGCTGTTGTGAGCGAGGAGGATCCAGAGGTGTATCACCACCACTACCTCTATGCTCCAGAGGTGTATCACCACCACTATCCCTATGCTCCTTGCTTATCTTCCCCTGTGTGGCTGCCTCAGCCCCTGCCAGTGCCTCAGTGCGAGGTTCTACTTCCTCAGACCATCCAGAGCTTCCAGGACCCACCTCACTCACCAGAGGCTGTCTGCACGGATCACAGAGCGATCACAGACAGGTCAGAGAACACCACCAGGTACATCTAACTGAGTTTTCCCAACATGGAGCCAGGTTAGTTTTACACTAAGTTGCAGCGCCATTGGTGAAACACCAGTGGAAGCCCTTTTTAGTCTATGCTTAATCTGGGACTAGGGAAGTGGCCCTTAAAGTTTAGTACTGATTTATTAGTCAAGAAGAGCTGCATGTAAACCACAAAGAGGTATATCACACTGAATTACAGAGAAACCATATAACACAATGGGTCAAGCCCATAGACTGTATACATAGTCTAAGTTCAAGCCACATATCTTTACAacctatttatattttattttgcctgTTATACACTATTATTAGTGTAGTAATTTCTATTTCAATAATATTTTTACAGCTGACAAAATTTCCTATTTCATATTTCTatatgtgaaaacacacacacacacacacacacacacacacacacacacacacacacacacacacacacacacacacacacacacacacacattaactctGTACTGTCATATAGGAGAGCTGTGGCACCTCCACCACTACCCAGTGGAACAGGAACTGTTGGAGCTGAGATCCCTCCTGCTGCAGGTgcccacacgcatgcacacacaggcctgcacacactcacatgcaatTATTTATGCTTGAAAACTGCCATACGGTTTTGCAATAGCACACTCACACTTTCAGAAATGCAGGCCTCACTTCATGCATTTACACAGGATACAGAGCCAACACTTTTCTTTCAGGAACAGCTTGGATCTGTAAGCCAAGAACCTTTGAACAACTCATTCTCTtccttccccttctctcttcatctctccctcatactctctacctccctccctttcccctgtcccaccccctctcttcctccctctgtctctctcgcatACAGAATATAATAATGCAGAAAGAAGGCAGTAAGAATTGTGGCGAGCTGATACAGATCCAGTATTTGActtaaacataaacacatcaaCACTACAGTCAAATAGCACTATTAAAGTACAAACCTCCATTTGTAACAACACAAAGGCTGGCCagttaaaaaagaataattatatatgttttgttattCTGCTACTTGGACAATTTGTGGACTAACCACCGTATACTATTGCCGTGCTTTTCAAATACAATACTATTTTAATGCATATGCTAATTAATGTGAGAAAATACTAAGTACTAAAGGGATTGATATATCTCCTAAGTGCAATGTCTTCATTTTTTCCATTAAGTAGAATTTAACTTCCATAAATCAGTAATTAAGCAGTAGGTggtgacatttacatttggaTCTTTTGCAGTAATAGTAATCCACTTCTTTATGCTCATATAGTAGATCTCTCTAGAGCAGAGCTATCCAATGACCATCGATTCAAAAGCAGCAATCAGTAAACTACTGAATTTGTTTGGCAGCCGGTTTTCTGACATACTCCACAACATATATACACCAATTATCTTTAGAATGTGCTAATAACAATTAGCTAAAAGGAGCCAGTCAAATTAACAACAAAGCCTCCCACATCTGACATGCTTCCTTCAGCATTAACTCATTTATGTTGACTGTCATCAAACATAAATTAGCAGTAGCTTTGACTTAAATGCCAGGAAGAAGTGCATTAACATCCAGATTTGGGGAGCAACAACAGAGTGAAAGTGGACTGGGAAACTCTAGTATTTGCAGTAGAGCTAAAACTGCTGCATCCGTAAAATTATTACTGTTTTATGATGAAATTAACACAAATGTTGCAGAAAGGAATACCAAAACCACTTTGTGATGTAAAATAATAgaagtaaaaagtaaaatcaTGCTAAACAGAATTTATTAACTTTTATAAACTTTATTGAACATGTTTCTTTGGAAAATGATTTAATGGTGTCAGAGAAATGACACTGAAAACAGTTTAACCTTTACATTAGTTCATTCATGGAACTATATATACAACATTGAGAAACCTTTGTGTTTAACTTCTTTCTTAATAATTTTGTCATATATTCCATTGCATTATTATAGTATTTCAATtgtttttgtcacatacatattcatacacgGTACAACTAGTAGTGAAATGctttatttctatattattgCATATAACCTTGAatgtattactttattattattatatgtggCCTTGCATGcattactaaattattattatgtgaaGTGTTGCATGCcagtttttttccctctccccTGTCTTTTGGAATGTTCAAAGTAACATTCCATCATCTGATCAGCAGAGGTCAGTAAGCGTCATATTAACCATGTGAGGATGAGTCAGAGTTTATAAGTGGCAACTGTTTCTGTATGTGATAGGGAAAGAGTAAGTGGGATACAGGGGACGAAGACAAAAAGGATAATGGCACAGTTGCTTACTGTTggtacaaaattaaaaaattagtCTTAGCTAATCTGCATTTTCACTTTGTCTATATGTTGTTTAaagggtgtctgtgtgtcttacCACAGATTTTTGTGATGAAAAGAAATCTGTGGATGGGATGGGACACAGAGTGTAAAAAGCAGAACAATATAACCCTAAATAACAAATTTAGGCATTAGGCACTTCGTACTCCATTCAGCCGAAAAATGCTGTCCTCATCCCCTGGAACCAAGATTTCCATCTATGAGGTCACGACTAGGCAAAATATATTGGCAAGGAAGACAGGGGACACTCATCTCTTTGAATTACCAATAAGGTGAACAATGTTTTTGAATACGACTGCTGGTGTGATACATCGTTTTGAAACTTAGTGAATGGTGGTTTTAAATAGTGCTGTTGAACCATAACTCTGTATCACCTCAGCACAAGCTCCCTCTAATCCACAGGCATCCAGAGGCATGCACTCTGCAACATGACAGAGGCTTGGATGTGCATCATCAACTGAAATATAATATTGTCTGGTTCACGTGGACAAATAACTGAGTAAACTTCAAGagcagagtgcatgtgtgtgagtgtgagtgtatgtgtgtgtgctcatgctcGGGTGTCTCCCACATTAGGGAGTTTTAAACTTTCAGTCACCTGTTGAGTGTGGTGTCTCTGACAGGACTGTGTGCGCGCACAGGCTCATGTATAATAAGTTGTATTGCATAACAGAGCATGTAATAAAGACACATCTCTCATCATGGTAAAAggatgaaaacacacacacatgcttgcagaCGTGCACAGACAagcgcacacatatacacacattatatattacatatgtgaaATTGAAGCACAGACTATGACAATCTGTTGAAACATTATTTGCATAGCACGTGCaagcgcgtgcacacacacacacacacacacacacacacacacacacacacactagtgtttGAACATGTGCATCAAAATttgaaataagaaaaaacagTATTAATACAGATACATATTAAGACAAATGGCAGAGTAGAACACAAGGTAAGAAAGAGAAACTCATTtctggacagaggtccttcatcagctgtgtgtgtgtgtgtgtgtgtgtgtatgtatatatatatatatatatttatttatttattatactggATATGACGTATTAGTTCTCCATGGAAATGCTACTCACCCTTAGCAGTGTCAAAACAGATAGGTCTGCTATTATGGTTATGTAAGAGCTCTTCAAGGCACTTgaggacactgtgtgtgtgtgtgtgtgtgtgtgtgtgtgtgtgtgtgtgtgcagaaaatacacacacacatgaaatccCATGcgcacaatttttttttatggcaaAAGGTTCTTTTGCATAGCTTGCTCTCAGGTGATGCATCATTTACATTAATGGCTGTCTATGCAATATGATGCCTTCACATGTAGTAATCTGCAAAACGctcaaactgaaaacaaaataatgtataCTACATATGGCAACAATGACGACAACAATAGTGACATTTTTGGGCTACACTGTTATGCACTcgtgtgtctatgcatgtctACGTAAGGGAAAGAGGGGTGGCATTTTGCAGACACGACcaacaacacagacagaatGCACCAGAACTCAGAGGAAGAGACCCTGAATGCCCTGcacccacctctctctgctcctcccctcAGCACACCCTCTAGTGACTCAGCTATTAATATCTGACTGATCGGAGAAAGAATTAGCAACAGGATTGCAGGGAGACATCTATTGATTGGCTAGAATCACAGTCTGTGCTTTGATTAAAGTTGTTCTGTGAATTTGACTGTCAAAGGCAgaattagagaaagagagagagagagagagagagagagagagagagagagagagagagagagagagagagagagagaaagagagagagaaaggtacaTCATGTTCTCATTAGGAAGCTTTAAGCAATGACCCAAACAGCATGTGTCACAGTTATAGCTAGTCCTGCCACCATTTGGCTTTTGAAGATCTGTCCTGTTGGCCATACTGCTGGCAAAAACCAGAGGGGAAGATGCCAAGGGACAGTGAGTCCtgctctctgcccctcccccgaTTCCTCCCATGCATTCCTCTCCACTGCCCATAATGTTTTCCATGGCCAGTCTCTTTTCCAAAACAGTCCATCTCCAAGTAGAATAAATCCCTCATAGGACAGCTGAGAAAATCTAAATAAACCACTGTCTTTCATCATGgcctctctctgttgctctctctttctcagtgtctcttttttgtctttctgtcagtGCCTCTGTAATATGagacaaatacatttgtttgaatGGTACAAATCATTCCTGAAGCATTGGGAGTgggttttaaattaattttattgaacaaaacaGTGCTCACCTAAGAGCTCATAAACAGTGAAAAGCCACTATCTGTCTCAACTGCTTAGTCCTGCTGGACATGTTTGAATAATAGGCAGTGATGCAGCAGAAATCAACAGCTGATAAGTTGTGCAATTTAacattcatttaacatttattttagaattgCATCTTCTCTAAGCACTGTGAACAGGTTTACTCCTGCAGGATGGTTGATATACCTGAACGCTACTCTCACCTTCATCTTTCAATATAGTATTCTTCAAAGATTTATTACAAAACAGCTTTAGCAAAATACTATTTACAGCTTGGATCATCTATACAACATCACTTGAACAATTATTGAGCATtaacaacatcagtgtctgcAATTTCTCAGGCATAAGTAGGGAGGCGCGGGTAACACAGAAGTTCAACACTCCTACTGTGTGCATATTCTATCTATGCTTGCATTCTAAGATCCTTTTCGTCCTCAAACTTTCACTTTCGCAACTCAGAAATGCCCACACATTCTTTGACTTTTCACCCTTCTTACCCTCCTGCCCTTCTCCTTTCCtgctgtccatctctctctctcttcatcctctcTGCGCCTCCTGGGACATGGATCTGCCCAGCGTTTTGGGTGCTTTGGCAAACTCCATGCGTAGGGGCTTAACCGGAGGGAGGTCACGTGTGAGCTCCTGCACGTCCCTCTTACCCAGACAGAGTCCATCTGGGGCGCGTGCGGGGGGCAGGTCTTCCAGAGTATGGGGGGCACCACGGCCCAGCCGGACACCCAGCTCACTGGGCTTGAAGATGGGCAGGGGAAGCGTGTTCCTGCAGGGTAGGAGCTGATGCTCACGGACACCTGACTCCATTGTGCCCACCCTGAGCACTCCTGATGGGCATGAGTGGAAGAGAGGACGAGCCTGCCAGTAGTGGGACAGGGTCTCCCGCCGAGAATCGTCTGACATCACCATCGACTGGCTGTAGTGAATGGCATCAGAGAGAGTTACAATTATTTCTTATATTATTTGATTAAGTACttatatgaataattaatcaTCTATTTAAAGCACTTTaggaaaatgaaaggaaaatttCATTGCTGAAACCTGCCACAGATCTCTAGGTTTAGATCTTAAACTTTAGATGACGAAGAATTTTCCCTCAAACATTAATGGAAGGGAATGTAGCTTCTGTCAACACTGTAAAGATAAAGTGAATCCTTGgcctttgtgtgtatatatatatatatatatatatatatatatatatatatatatatatatatatatatatatatatatatatatacgtgcttgcatatgtgtgtatgtactcaCTGGTCCTCGTGCTGTGTTCGCATTTTGAGGCTGTGCCAAGCAGCTGTGTAGCTCTCTCTCTGGGAGACGTTCTCCTCCTTCATGCTGCAGCTCAGATCGGCTCTGACCACGTGGCCTGCACGCTTCTCTAGCACTGTGCACACCTGCATCTTTGCCCCAGCGTCTGCCTGTATCTTGCAGTGATAGTACTGTTGAGGGGTATCTGCACCTCTAGAGGTTTGTCTGCGTCTGCCTTCTCTGAAAGATGAGCCTTGGTTTGCTCTTTGGCTGGTCTTCACTTGTGTGGCTCTGAGCAGTGTGTATGGTGTCTCTCAGGGTaatcttttcctc
It encodes the following:
- the LOC113573265 gene encoding proline-rich protein 29, which encodes MAWTDPAQPRFWSDDFSNIQMVQPTIPQPVTLFQQLPAALASPVTSLRPGHVREDLVELMMMQNAQMHQVIMNNMTMVALRSFGCTNTPEQSIPAVVSEEDPEVYHHHYLYAPEVYHHHYPYAPCLSSPVWLPQPLPVPQCEVLLPQTIQSFQDPPHSPEAVCTDHRAITDRRAVAPPPLPSGTGTVGAEIPPAAEYNNAERRQ
- the tcap gene encoding telethonin, producing MQVCTVLEKRAGHVVRADLSCSMKEENVSQRESYTAAWHSLKMRTQHEDHQSMVMSDDSRRETLSHYWQARPLFHSCPSGVLRVGTMESGVREHQLLPCRNTLPLPIFKPSELGVRLGRGAPHTLEDLPPARAPDGLCLGKRDVQELTRDLPPVKPLRMEFAKAPKTLGRSMSQEAQRG